Genomic DNA from Prunus persica cultivar Lovell chromosome G1, Prunus_persica_NCBIv2, whole genome shotgun sequence:
TTAAGTGGACACTAAGCTTTCATTATGGTAGACAAATATTTAAGTGGACAGCTGTCTTTTTGTGAGTACTTATTGAgatgtttgaaatgaaaaaaataagggaGCTGATTTCCCCACTCCCATTTTCTCTACTTACacttccttttgctttttaatactttttaatcaattttgttctttctttttcatattctatctttaccctaaattaatttcttttttactacACTTTTGTATtatgtctttttctttatacttaattttttaacttacactccattttcaatattaaaggggaaaaaaacttaatttcttactcgattaaaggaaaaaaaaaactgaaaatggagtgaagttggaaaattaagtacaaagaaaaagaactaatataaaagcgaagtaaaaagaaattgatgtAAGATAAGGGTAGAATAAGAAACAgaatgaacaaaattaattaaaatgtattaaaaagcaaatgagagtgtaagtggagaaaaaACGAGTGGGGAAATCGtatctcaaaaataaaaacaaaaatagtgaAAACGACATGTCTTCCAATTGAACAGTGAGTGGAACTGCTACCATCGCAATTGAATGAATGGTCTGTTCGTTTTCATGACCCCGACTGAATGCGGCATCGGTCTCAGTTATTGGGCACTTAAAAGTCACAAGGATTTTTACCCTAAAAAACTTCTCCACTTTCCACTTGCTGCTTTCTCATCACGTACTCTGCAACTTCCTATTATCATTTCTGAACTTCTGAGTTACTACTGACCAGTTCTCCTGATGCAGTGTGGGTGTGGGTGTAGGACCCACAACCCAGAACCCTTCAAGTTCCCGTGTACCATCAAATTATTTGCTTCCCCAAAACATACGCACCacaaagatttttattttaaaagaaataaaaaggaagaaaaatagtCTTGTTTCACATCAAATGCTTTGGACTGGTCAGGGGCCACGTCCTAGTCAACACTTTCCCTTAATCAATCCGACGTGCACGGCCCAAAGAATCTGACGCCCCGTTGCCTTTCCCGATAAAAGAGCCCGACGTCATATCTTAACGGCTACTTCCTCTCTCTTTAGAACTTGACACGTGGCTTATCCCGATTAACCATTAGTGTTTTAgcgggaaaaaagaaataaataaatggaaTATCTTAGTTTGACTATGGAGCGGAGCGGAGGGTCCCTCCCTTCTCCCTTGCCGCCATCAGGTGAAAGTTATGTAGTTGAGCAAAAGTATTAAAGAAATTGGAATAAATCAAaccttttaaatattaatgcGTCATTCTTTTCCCGAACATTAATattctaataaataaataagaattaGACTGGTGAAGGCAGTGAGGTTGGATCGGCTGAGGACGGGATGTCAGGGCCGACTCTGCAACCTTCGAGCATGAAGACGACGTCAGCAATGGATGGTCTATCATGCGGATCAGGAGCCGTGCAGAGAAGCCCCACCTTCACTCCCAGCAAGAACTCTTCCCAGTCCGATGATTCAGGGTCTAGCTCAAGCAGCCCTGGCTCCAGCAGCTCTGAAACTTGACCTCTCTGCAATTGCCTCTTCACCCATTTCACaatatcttcatcttcttcagtaAACATCACCGGCTTCCTCCCAGTTAATATCTCCAACAACACAATCCCATAACTGTAGACATCGGCTTCTTTCGTCGCTTCACCGGTCAATGCAGCTTCAGGGGACACGTAGCCTAAGGACCCAATTGGTGTAGAAGATGAGGAGGCTTCTGCTGGTGTGGCTATGGTTAGCCGGTCTAGACCAAATTCAGACAAATGGGCTTCGAAATCAGCGTCGAAAAGAACGTTTTGCGGCTTCACATCACCATGTACGATTGAGACAGAGTGCAGGAAAGCTAACCCCCGAGCAATGCCAAGTGCAATGAGGTGACGCATTGGCCAATTTAGTACATGCCCATCTTGGTGAGAGGCCTCTTGAAGAAGAGTGCCTAGGTTTCCGTTAGGCATGTAATCGTATACCAGGAGCCTCACACCAGGAGGGCCTGCATAATAGCCACGCAGAACTGTTAGGTTCCGATGCTTCACCTTGCCAAGAGCTTCAGCTTCTTTGCGGAAACCGCCTACATCAAGGAAACCATCAGGAAGGCGCCTAATCGAAAGCACCATTCCATCTTGGAATGTGGCTTTGAATACCAGCCCATATCTTCCCCTGCTTAACACATTTTCCTCATCGAATTGTCTTGTTGCTTCTAATGCCTCTGCATATGTGATCTTGCTATTGAACATCACAAGTTTCGGCCCCCCTCCATTTTCGCCACTTCCCCGACTCCTTTGGTCTCCTCCTGAGCTTGTTCGAGGGCTGTTGCGCTTCTTCTGCCCCCCACCCACCATTTCTCTAAGCTTTTTACGCCATCGCAAGAGGCTGTAGACATAGCCACAACAGCACAATGCCAGAAGGCAAGCTCCACCCACAGCCACCCCAATTAATAAAATCAACCTGTTCCTTTTTCTCCTCCTCACATCTGCACATTCTCTATCCAATGGCTTCCCACATAAATTCCTGTTCATTGCAAACACAGAAGGATCATTGAACTGAGAGCCCAGTGGCTTCGGAATCTCACCAGCAAGGTTATTGTTAGACACATTCAAGTACTTCAAGCGAGGGATGATGAGCGAGAGATTTTCCGGGATGGCCCCACTCAACTTGTTAGAGGAAAGGTCTAACACTGTAAGGTTCAATAACTTAGGTAACGAGTTTGGTATGTGACCTGAAAGTTGGTTCCCATCTAACAACAGAGAAGATAGAGAAGAGCATTTGGAAATCTCCTCTGGGATTTCACCTGTCAATTTATTATCACCCAAATCCAGCTCTTTCAAATTAGATAGGCGAGAGATATCACCTGGAATTTTGCCCCTTAATTGATTCGAACGAAGTTCAAGTACTTGAAGACTCAAACTATCACCAAGCTCTTGTGGGATCGCACCGGAAATACGATTTTCAGACAAAGATAGAACACTTAATGACTTGAGAAATCCATAAGTTGCAGGAATATCACCAGCAAAGGCATTGGAGGAGAGGTTTAGATAGAGCAAACTAATCAAGCTACTAAAACCTTGAGGAACATCCCCAGACAAGTGATTTTCTTGCAGAGCAACCACTTTTAAACTCGGCAACCCAAAAATCTCAATCGGCATCTCCCCATAAAGCTTTTGCTTACTCAAATCCAGTGTTTCAAGCTTCATCAAACCTCCAATAGTCGCAGGAATGCCTCCTGAAAACCCACAGTTGCTCAAATTTAAAACCTGCAAGCTCCTCAACTCCCCAACGTTAATCTCACCAGAAAACTTGTTATTACTCAGGTTCAAAATAGTCAAGTTGGTTAGCTGCATCACGAGCTCATCTGGAACTTTGCCAGTCAGATTATTGTTGCTCAAATTCAATGATTCGAGCTCCGAAAGTGCCCCCAAACTCGACGGAATGGCACCGGCGAAAAAATTCCAGCCCAAAGATAACACCTTCAAGCTTCTAATTCCTCCCAAAAAGGAAGGAACTTGACCCCAAAATCTGTTTCCTTCAAAATCAAGAACCTGTAGCAAACTGCATTTTACAATCCCACCAGGAAGCTCACCACTCAGCGAGTTATTGGCCAACCTCACTTCTTCCAACCGCAAAAGATTGCCAATTTCAGCAGGCAATGCACCGGAAAACAAGTTTCCAGAAAGATCTAATACTCTTATAATTGTTGTCAAGTTTGTCAACCAAGATGGAAATGGGCCCCGTATGCGATTAGATTTGAGGTCCAGGACCCCCAAAACGCTCGAGCACCTTGCGATATTTGGCGGCTTAGCAATGCTCGTGAGCGCATTGAAGCCAAGCTCCACGATTCTGAGCGAGGAGTCGTAGTTGGCAATATTGCACAGCAAAGACGCGGGGACCGACCCTGACAACTCGTTCCCTGACAGCGACACCACCTGAAGCTTCGGCATTGCTCCGATCGTCGTCGGAACCAAACCTCTAAGCTCGTTGTCGTCCGCGCTTAAATGTACGAGCGAGGAGCAGTTGGAAATCGCCGAGGGCAGCGTTCCGTACAACTGGTTCGAGTCCAGCCACAGGTATTGAAGGTTCTGAAGGGCTCCGATGGTGGCCGGAACTCCGCCGGAAAACTGATTGAATGAGAGATTGATGAGCTGGAGGTTCGAGTCGGCGGAGAAGTTGGACGGAATGTCGCCGGAGAATGTGTTCGACGAAAGGTCAATGTACCGGACGGACGCCGGAATGTCGGCGGAGATTTTGCCGGAGAGGAAGTTGTGAGCGACATTGAGGATTTGGAGGTTCGTGAGGTTGAGAATCGCCGCGGGGAGAGTCCCGGAGAGCGAGTTGTCGTGCAAGTAAAGAGCGCGAAGGAGAGCGCAttgggagagagaggcagGTATGGAGCCGTTGAAGTTGTTGGTGTGGAGGCTGAGCTTGCGGAGGTCGCGGAGGGTGGAGAGGTGGTGAGTGAGGCGGCCGCCGAGGTGGAGACGAGGCAAGCGGAGCTCGTAAACGCGGTTGTTGTAACAGACGACGCCACGCCAGTCGCAGGGGGCCGATGGCGTGGACGCATCCCAGCCGTCGAGAACGCCAAGCGGGTCGTGGAGGTTAAGCTTAAAGGACGTTAACGCCTGGATCTCCTCGGATTGTAGCGCGGACGTTAAGGTGGTGGTGGATGAGAAGCAAATAGCCATTGTTGTTATGatgaagcagaagaagaagaaagtagCCGTTGCCATTAGAGAgacagagaagaggaagaacgaAAACTGGGGAGAAGTGAAAATGGCTGTAGGGAATtgcaatatattttatttattgattaatTTAGAAGCAGCGTGGGTTGAGTGGCGTTTTTGTCTGTGGTGGGGtttttgtggtggtggtgggagtTTTGGGGAGCGTATGAAGAAGAAGTGGAAGGGAAAGAGGTTTTGAGAGAAACGACGCCATATCATACTGCTCCTCTGCGCCCAACTTCAGGTGTTgcttttgccttttggttctTTCCCTCTTTCCCCCAAAAaactctttttatttgttttttttttttttctgggacgaaagtctttttatttgtttatgatATAACGAacgaaaagaaagagagtttttaattttctgtcaGG
This window encodes:
- the LOC18789192 gene encoding probable LRR receptor-like serine/threonine-protein kinase At4g36180, which translates into the protein MATATFFFFCFIITTMAICFSSTTTLTSALQSEEIQALTSFKLNLHDPLGVLDGWDASTPSAPCDWRGVVCYNNRVYELRLPRLHLGGRLTHHLSTLRDLRKLSLHTNNFNGSIPASLSQCALLRALYLHDNSLSGTLPAAILNLTNLQILNVAHNFLSGKISADIPASVRYIDLSSNTFSGDIPSNFSADSNLQLINLSFNQFSGGVPATIGALQNLQYLWLDSNQLYGTLPSAISNCSSLVHLSADDNELRGLVPTTIGAMPKLQVVSLSGNELSGSVPASLLCNIANYDSSLRIVELGFNALTSIAKPPNIARCSSVLGVLDLKSNRIRGPFPSWLTNLTTIIRVLDLSGNLFSGALPAEIGNLLRLEEVRLANNSLSGELPGGIVKCSLLQVLDFEGNRFWGQVPSFLGGIRSLKVLSLGWNFFAGAIPSSLGALSELESLNLSNNNLTGKVPDELVMQLTNLTILNLSNNKFSGEINVGELRSLQVLNLSNCGFSGGIPATIGGLMKLETLDLSKQKLYGEMPIEIFGLPSLKVVALQENHLSGDVPQGFSSLISLLYLNLSSNAFAGDIPATYGFLKSLSVLSLSENRISGAIPQELGDSLSLQVLELRSNQLRGKIPGDISRLSNLKELDLGDNKLTGEIPEEISKCSSLSSLLLDGNQLSGHIPNSLPKLLNLTVLDLSSNKLSGAIPENLSLIIPRLKYLNVSNNNLAGEIPKPLGSQFNDPSVFAMNRNLCGKPLDRECADVRRRKRNRLILLIGVAVGGACLLALCCCGYVYSLLRWRKKLREMVGGGQKKRNSPRTSSGGDQRSRGSGENGGGPKLVMFNSKITYAEALEATRQFDEENVLSRGRYGLVFKATFQDGMVLSIRRLPDGFLDVGGFRKEAEALGKVKHRNLTVLRGYYAGPPGVRLLVYDYMPNGNLGTLLQEASHQDGHVLNWPMRHLIALGIARGLAFLHSVSIVHGDVKPQNVLFDADFEAHLSEFGLDRLTIATPAEASSSSTPIGSLGYVSPEAALTGEATKEADVYSYGIVLLEILTGRKPVMFTEEDEDIVKWVKRQLQRGQVSELLEPGLLELDPESSDWEEFLLGVKVGLLCTAPDPHDRPSIADVVFMLEGCRVGPDIPSSADPTSLPSPV